In the Haloferula helveola genome, one interval contains:
- a CDS encoding homocysteine S-methyltransferase family protein → MLAFLLENHPLILAECAVAERLRRMPGVELHPTLFNTPLIYGPQAARDAMVAIYREYIETARHAELPLLMTAPTWRLDSTRVSDAGVPETINTDAVGFLSGIRDQLTDDRSNVVVGALIGPKNDCYRPDLAPSADEAMDFHSAQIHELANTPADFLLAQTLPAVGEAIGVARVMAETEKPYLISFCTGTDGHVLDGTPLPDAMARLDDELSRQPAGYFVNCTHPQFLLDAYEAGSLERLVGIQANGSSRDVTALDGAAATEADPVETWAAAMAELHRRHGVSVLGGCCGTTLPHLQALARFPA, encoded by the coding sequence ATGCTCGCCTTCCTCCTCGAAAACCACCCGCTCATCCTCGCCGAGTGTGCGGTGGCCGAACGGCTGCGCCGGATGCCCGGGGTCGAGTTGCACCCGACGCTCTTCAACACGCCGCTGATCTACGGTCCGCAAGCCGCACGCGACGCGATGGTGGCGATCTACCGCGAATACATCGAAACCGCCCGTCACGCGGAACTTCCGCTTCTGATGACCGCGCCAACGTGGCGTCTGGATTCGACACGGGTCTCGGACGCGGGTGTTCCCGAAACGATCAACACGGACGCGGTGGGTTTCCTCTCGGGTATCCGCGATCAGCTGACTGACGACCGGAGCAACGTCGTGGTCGGCGCGCTCATCGGCCCGAAGAACGACTGCTATCGGCCCGACCTCGCGCCGAGTGCGGACGAGGCCATGGATTTCCATTCAGCCCAGATCCACGAGCTTGCCAACACACCGGCCGATTTCCTTCTCGCCCAAACCCTGCCGGCAGTGGGCGAAGCGATCGGTGTGGCGCGGGTGATGGCGGAAACGGAGAAGCCGTACTTGATCAGCTTCTGCACCGGAACCGACGGCCACGTGCTCGACGGCACTCCCCTGCCCGATGCGATGGCCCGGCTGGATGACGAGCTCTCGCGCCAGCCCGCCGGCTACTTCGTGAACTGCACCCATCCGCAATTCCTGCTCGATGCCTACGAAGCCGGCAGCCTCGAACGTTTGGTCGGAATCCAGGCCAACGGATCTTCCCGGGACGTCACGGCCCTCGACGGTGCCGCCGCTACCGAGGCCGATCCGGTCGAAACATGGGCGGCCGCCATGGCCGAACTCCACCGGCGTCACGGCGTGTCGGTGCTCGGAGGATGCTGCGGCACCACCCTTCCCCACCTTCAGGCTCTGGCCCGGTTCCCGGCCTGA
- a CDS encoding adenylate/guanylate cyclase domain-containing protein, with product MRLPTGRIVEEASGRATELPELGVLGRSPEATVAIPDPRASRRHALIRRSADGFWFNDLGSVNGSTVNGRRVTTALRLQHGDRIMIAGHAFRFEGDGASEPGMQTLGDPTIAEIRPSEAVLLVSDIWSFTALSEKVDVDPLAQIMGSWYSRTGDVLNEAGATIDKFIGDCVLAYWLDTSNRTRKAALEAAVGLSEVARMVQSQHAKVFQSIGMEFRTGVAVHVGAMVYGAFGSGEFTLIGDAVNLAFRLESMTRPLDAPVLLSANVLDGWEDGRENCRPLGSHSVKGRAEPVEVWRPA from the coding sequence ATGAGATTGCCCACCGGCCGGATTGTCGAAGAAGCCTCCGGGCGCGCCACCGAACTGCCTGAGCTCGGAGTTCTCGGAAGGTCTCCTGAGGCGACCGTCGCGATTCCCGATCCCCGTGCCTCACGCCGGCACGCGCTGATCCGTCGCTCGGCCGACGGCTTCTGGTTCAACGACCTCGGCAGCGTGAACGGTAGCACGGTGAACGGGCGACGGGTCACGACGGCGCTGCGCTTGCAACACGGTGACCGGATCATGATTGCCGGTCATGCCTTCCGCTTCGAGGGTGACGGAGCCAGCGAACCGGGAATGCAGACGCTGGGTGACCCGACGATCGCCGAGATCAGGCCGTCCGAAGCGGTGCTGCTGGTCAGCGACATCTGGAGCTTCACCGCACTGTCGGAGAAGGTCGACGTCGACCCTCTCGCGCAGATCATGGGTTCGTGGTACTCGCGGACGGGTGACGTCCTGAACGAGGCGGGCGCCACGATCGACAAGTTCATCGGCGACTGCGTGCTCGCCTACTGGCTGGACACTTCGAACCGGACCAGGAAGGCGGCGTTGGAAGCGGCAGTCGGACTCAGCGAGGTGGCCCGGATGGTCCAGAGCCAGCACGCGAAGGTATTCCAGAGCATCGGGATGGAGTTCCGCACCGGCGTCGCGGTGCATGTCGGCGCGATGGTCTACGGCGCTTTCGGATCGGGTGAGTTCACGCTGATTGGCGATGCGGTGAACCTTGCTTTCCGTTTGGAAAGCATGACCCGCCCGCTTGACGCTCCGGTGCTGCTCAGCGCCAACGTTCTCGATGGCTGGGAAGATGGGCGGGAGAACTGCCGCCCGCTCGGGAGTCATTCGGTCAAGGGACGCGCGGAGCCGGTCGAGGTGTGGAGGCCGGCCTAG